The Chthoniobacterales bacterium genomic interval GACGTTGAAGCTCCGCGAGCGGCTCGCGGTGAAAGTCTTCGACCTCACGGCCCGCTACGATCGCGCAATCGCCAACTATCTCCAGTCCGGCCAGCGGACCCGCGCGTCGTTCACCTGCTCGCAGCCGCTCGCCGCACGCCTGCGCTACGGTGAAAACCCGCACCAGGAAGCGGAGCTTTACGGGAATTTCTCCGACCATCTCGAGCAGTTGCACGGCAAGGAACTTTCCTACAACAACATCCTGGACATCACTGCCGCGGTCGACCTCATCGGGGAATTTGACGCGCCCACGGTGGCAATCCTCAAACACACCAATCCCTGCGGCGTGGGCAGCGACGACGACGATCTCTGCGCGGCTTGGGAAAAAGCTTTTGCCACGGACCGCCAGGCACCCTTCGGCGGAATCATCATTTGCAACCGTCCGCTCACGGCCCCCTTGGCATCAGCCATCGCGGAAATTTTCAGCGAGGTGATCATCGCCCCGGATTTCGAACCGGAAGCCCGGGCCCTGCTGCAGAAAAAGAAAAATCTCCGTCTCATGCTCCTGCGCGGGCTCCCGCAGCCTGCGCCGCGTGATGTGCGGTCGGTCATCGGCGGGGTGCTGGTCCAGGATCATGATGCGTCTTCCGAGAAGCCCGAGGCGTCCCAAGTGGTGACGGCGCGCCCGCCGACGCAGTCCGAGTTGCGCGCCATGGAGTTCGGGTGGAAAGTCGTCAAGCATGTCAAATCCAACGCGATCGTTTTCGCCGGACCCGACCGCACGTTGGGTATCGGCGCAGGCCAAATGTCGCGGGTTGATTCGGTCCGCATCGCGGTCTGGAAGGCGGGGGAAGCCGGGCTCTCGCTGCGAGGCAGCGCCGTGGCCAGCGACGCATTTTTCCCGTTCCCCGACGGACTGGTTTCGGCGGCGGAGGCCGGAGCCGTTGCGTGCATCCAGCCCGGCGGCTCGGTGCGTGACGCGGAGGTCATCGCGGCCGCCGACGCGCGCAAAATGGCCATGGTTTTCACCGGGAAGCGCCATTTCCGGCATTAAATCCTCCGCATCGGGTCGCGGATGCCGTAATTTTTTCCCGTGAGCTACCAGGTTTTCGCCCGCAAATACCGCCCGCAGGTGTTCGAGGAGGTTCTCGGGCAGGACAGCGTGGTTCGCACACTGCGCAACGCGATCAAGTCGGACCGCCTTGCGCATGCCTACCTTTTCGTCGGTCCGCGCGGGGTGGGGAAGACATCGACAGCGCGCATCTTTGCCAAGGCGTTGAATTGCGCGAAAGGGCCGACCGCCACGCCTTGCGGGGAGTGCGATCCCTGCCGCGAGATCGCCGCCGGCAACAGCCTCGACGTGCTTGAGATCGACGGCGCGAGCAACAACAGTGTCGAGCAGGTGCGCGAACTGCGGGAAAACGTCCGCTTTCTTCCCGCGCACGGCAAATTCCGCATCTACCTCATCGACGAGGTCCACATGTTGAGCACGGCGGCTTTCAACGCCTTGCTCAAGACGCTGGAGGAACCTCCGGCGCATGTGAAATTCCTCTTTGCCACCACCGAAGCGCACAAGTTGCCGGCCACCATCATCAGCCGCTGCCAGCGCTTCGATCTCCAGCCGATCCGCGACGATGTGGCGGCCGCGCATCTGCTGGCCATCGCGAAGAAGGAAAAGGTGGCGCTTGATCCGGCGGCGGCGGACGTGATCGCGCGCGCGGCCGAGGGCGGCATGCGCGACGCCGAGTCGATGCTCGACCAGGTCGTTTCGTTCTGCGGCGAAAAGGTGACCGAGAAGGATGTGCTTTCCATTTTCGGGTTCGCCTCCGCCGCGCAGGTTGCAGAACTGGCCGGTCATGTGCTCTCGGGCGATGCTGCGGCTGCGCTCGATCTGGTGGCGGCACAGGCCGAAGAGGGCAAGGACTTGGGACGGCTACTCGCCGACCTCGTCGCGCTTTGCCGCGACTTGCTGGTCAGCGAAGTCACGGCGAAGGAGATGCCGGGGCGCCGCGGGGAGTTGCTCGCCCCGCTGCGCGGACGCTTTCCCGCCCGCAAGCTCACCGGGCTGCTGGAGATTTTTTCCGCCGCGGAGGCGGGACTGCGGTTTTCGCCCGACAAGAAACTTCCCCTCGAGCTTGCCGTGGTCAAAGGCATCCAGCTTCTGCATACGGCGGACTTGGATGAAGTGCTCGAAACGCTCGCCATTCTGCGCGGCGGGGCGCCCGCGCCTGCGGCCGCCACCCGCAAGGCAGCCGCGCCCGCACCTGCCAAACCCGCGGCGATCGCGAAACCCGAACCGGCTGCTCCGCAGTCGTCGCATCGTGCCGACCTCTCCGTGAAAGACGCGTGGGTCAAAGTGGTCGCGGAGATTTCCGCCCGGCACACCATCCGGAGCGCTTGGCTCGAGGAGGCCCAGGAAATTACCGAGGAAGACGGTGTGCTGCGCGTCATTTTTCCCGCCAGCGCCGCACGGCAGATCAAGGCGCCGTATGCCAAAGACCAGGCGCAACTCGTCTCGCAGCTCTGGGAAAAAAATACCGGGCGAAATGTTGTTTTCCGTCCGGAGGCGACCGGCGCAGACACGTTGAAGGCTGCGCCCGCCGCCGCAGCGTCTTCCGCGGACGATTTCGAAAACGATCCCGGGATCGAGGCTGCCATCGAGCTGTTCGGCGCAACTTTGGAAAAAGAGGAGTCTCAATGAACATACAGAAAATGATGAAAGAGGCGCAGAAGATGCAGGAACGTCTCGCCAAGGCGCAGAGCGATCTCGCCGCCCAATCCCTGCAGGTTTCCGCCGGCGGCGGCAAAGTCACGGTGACTGCCAACGGGTCCGGTGATATCACCGGCATCAAAATCGCCCCGGAGGTCGTCGATCCCCGGGATGTCGAAATGTTGGAGGATCTGGTGCTGTCCGGAGTGCGCGAGGCGCAGGAAGCGGCGCGCAAATTGCAGGCCGATTCGATGGGCAAGGTCACCGGTGGCCTCGGAGGTTTGCCCGGATTTGGGCTTTGATTTTGTAGAGTTTCACGGCGCGTCGGGCGCGCCGGGCCCTACCGGCTCAGTTCCAGCATGCGCCGGATGGGCACCTCGGCCCGCGCACGCAGTTCTTCGGGGATGACAATTTGCGGAGAAAGGTCGCGCAGGCAGTCGCGCAACTTCTCCAGCGTGTTCATTTTCATGTAGCGGCAGTCCGCGCAGGCACAGTGATCGGTCGGACCGGGAATAAAGGTTTTGCCGGGAATCTCCCGCTTGAGCCGGTGGAGCATCCCGGATTCGGTGACGATGATGAACGCTTCGGCCGGCGAATTTTTGCAATAGCCGACCATTTTTTCCGTCGAACACACCTCGTCGGCGAGAATGCGCACGGCGTGCGTGCACTCGGGGTGCGCGACAACGGGTGCTCCCGGATATTCGGCGCGGATCTTTTCGATGCTTTGGCGCGTGAATTCCACATGCACGTAGCAGTTGCCTTTCCAAAGCGTCATGGGGCGACCGGTCTGCTCGGTCACCCAGGACCCGAGATTCTCATCGGGCACGAAGAGAATGTTGCGGTCCGCTGGCACGCTCTGGACGATTTTCACCGCGTTGCCGCTGGTGCAAATCACGTCGGAGAGCGCTTTGACCCCGGCCGAGCAATTGATGTAAGCGACGACGTAATAATTCTTGTCCGCATGCTCGCGAAGGTAAGCCTTGAGCTTGTCCGCCGGGCAGGAGTCGCTGAGCGAACAGCCGGCGTTGAGGTCCGGAATGACCACCGTTTTTCCGGGATTCACGATTTTCGCCGTCTCTCCCATGAAGTGGACGCCGCAGAAGGCTATCACATCGGCATCGGTCTCGGCTGCGCGATAGCTCAAACCGAGCGAATCGCCCACATGGTCGGCGAGTTCCTGGATCTCGGCGACTTGGTAGTTGTGTGCGAGAATGACGGCATTGCGCTCTTTTTTCAGGCGCCTGATCTCATCGGCCAGGAACATGGGTGCACTATGGCTCTGCGGGCGCGGGGACGCAATCAGAGCGCGAGCTTTTCCACGTCTTCCGGCGTGCCCACGGATTGCACGGGTGTGCCTTTGCGGATGCGCGCAACCATGCCCGCGAGCGTGGTGCCGGGGCCAAGTTCGAGGAAGCTGTCGCATCCGAGTTCATCGAGCAGGCATGTCACGCAGTCCGCCCAACGCACGCTGTCCGTGACCTGGTCGGCGAGGGTGCGCCGGATGTCATCGGCGTTTTTCACGGCTTTCGCATCGACGTTGCAAACGACCGGGAAGTGGGGTTCGTTCAGCGGAGTGCGGAGAAGGACTTCTCCCAGACGCTCGTATGCCGGTTGCATCAGGCGCGAATGGAAGGCGCCGGCCACTTTGAGTTCCACGGCTTTGCGTATACCGAAATCTTTGGCCATGCCGACGGCCATCGAGACTTTACCGGCCTCGCCCGAAATCACGATTTGGCCGGGCGAATTTATGTTGGCCACATCGACATCGGTCTGGGCAGCGAGATCGCGGACCACGTTTTCGTCCACTCCGATCATCGCCGCCATTCCGCCGCGCGTCACCTCGCAGGCCTCCTGCATGAACTTTCCGCGCTGCGCGACCAACTGAAGCCCGGTGGCGAAGTCGAAAGTTCCCGCGGCCGCGTGCGCGGTGAATTCGCCGAGCGATAGTCCTGCCGTTCCCCTCACGGGCAATTCACCCAGCTTTTCACGGACCACCGCCAACGCCGCCAAACCATGCACGTAAAGGGCGGGTTGGCAGACGGACGTCTTGGTCAGTTCCTCCTCGGGTCCTTCCCAGCAAATTCTGCTCAGAGGCCAACCGAGAATTTCATCG includes:
- the purH gene encoding bifunctional phosphoribosylaminoimidazolecarboxamide formyltransferase/IMP cyclohydrolase: MKIRRALLSVSDKTGLVDFARGLADAGVELLSTGGTASALRAAGLTVKDVSEHTGFPEILDGRVKTLHPMIHGGLLFRRDKPEHTKQAQEHGIAPIDLVVVNLYPFGETVAREGVTLEEAIENIDIGGPSMLRSAAKNAAAVTVICDPDDYGDVLESMKENGGATTLKLRERLAVKVFDLTARYDRAIANYLQSGQRTRASFTCSQPLAARLRYGENPHQEAELYGNFSDHLEQLHGKELSYNNILDITAAVDLIGEFDAPTVAILKHTNPCGVGSDDDDLCAAWEKAFATDRQAPFGGIIICNRPLTAPLASAIAEIFSEVIIAPDFEPEARALLQKKKNLRLMLLRGLPQPAPRDVRSVIGGVLVQDHDASSEKPEASQVVTARPPTQSELRAMEFGWKVVKHVKSNAIVFAGPDRTLGIGAGQMSRVDSVRIAVWKAGEAGLSLRGSAVASDAFFPFPDGLVSAAEAGAVACIQPGGSVRDAEVIAAADARKMAMVFTGKRHFRH
- the dnaX gene encoding DNA polymerase III subunit gamma/tau — its product is MSYQVFARKYRPQVFEEVLGQDSVVRTLRNAIKSDRLAHAYLFVGPRGVGKTSTARIFAKALNCAKGPTATPCGECDPCREIAAGNSLDVLEIDGASNNSVEQVRELRENVRFLPAHGKFRIYLIDEVHMLSTAAFNALLKTLEEPPAHVKFLFATTEAHKLPATIISRCQRFDLQPIRDDVAAAHLLAIAKKEKVALDPAAADVIARAAEGGMRDAESMLDQVVSFCGEKVTEKDVLSIFGFASAAQVAELAGHVLSGDAAAALDLVAAQAEEGKDLGRLLADLVALCRDLLVSEVTAKEMPGRRGELLAPLRGRFPARKLTGLLEIFSAAEAGLRFSPDKKLPLELAVVKGIQLLHTADLDEVLETLAILRGGAPAPAAATRKAAAPAPAKPAAIAKPEPAAPQSSHRADLSVKDAWVKVVAEISARHTIRSAWLEEAQEITEEDGVLRVIFPASAARQIKAPYAKDQAQLVSQLWEKNTGRNVVFRPEATGADTLKAAPAAAASSADDFENDPGIEAAIELFGATLEKEESQ
- a CDS encoding YbaB/EbfC family nucleoid-associated protein, encoding MNIQKMMKEAQKMQERLAKAQSDLAAQSLQVSAGGGKVTVTANGSGDITGIKIAPEVVDPRDVEMLEDLVLSGVREAQEAARKLQADSMGKVTGGLGGLPGFGL
- the nadA gene encoding quinolinate synthase NadA is translated as MFLADEIRRLKKERNAVILAHNYQVAEIQELADHVGDSLGLSYRAAETDADVIAFCGVHFMGETAKIVNPGKTVVIPDLNAGCSLSDSCPADKLKAYLREHADKNYYVVAYINCSAGVKALSDVICTSGNAVKIVQSVPADRNILFVPDENLGSWVTEQTGRPMTLWKGNCYVHVEFTRQSIEKIRAEYPGAPVVAHPECTHAVRILADEVCSTEKMVGYCKNSPAEAFIIVTESGMLHRLKREIPGKTFIPGPTDHCACADCRYMKMNTLEKLRDCLRDLSPQIVIPEELRARAEVPIRRMLELSR
- the fabD gene encoding ACP S-malonyltransferase yields the protein MNKTLALVFPGQGAQAVGMGKDLAAKFPVAADLFRQADEILGWPLSRICWEGPEEELTKTSVCQPALYVHGLAALAVVREKLGELPVRGTAGLSLGEFTAHAAAGTFDFATGLQLVAQRGKFMQEACEVTRGGMAAMIGVDENVVRDLAAQTDVDVANINSPGQIVISGEAGKVSMAVGMAKDFGIRKAVELKVAGAFHSRLMQPAYERLGEVLLRTPLNEPHFPVVCNVDAKAVKNADDIRRTLADQVTDSVRWADCVTCLLDELGCDSFLELGPGTTLAGMVARIRKGTPVQSVGTPEDVEKLAL